In a single window of the Necator americanus strain Aroian chromosome X, whole genome shotgun sequence genome:
- a CDS encoding hypothetical protein (NECATOR_CHRX.G25546.T1) produces the protein MEVFAGERVVLSSFGNPFLGRFLRPAVPSSGWLASSKDSSTHYTPLHYAALHGHHDVCKFLIESDKLLSSAKDKRGCLPLHLASWNGHQEVVKLLSESHPPSVDAVNNAQESPLHLAAQHGHDKLVRILLEHHADPRLRNARFETPLDVAARTGHSSVCKILVGFCPELTLQSAMECSSTGENEQIRAQVVYPLHVAARHSHIQCLQILRLGGFDIDFVTDEGSALHVAAMFGQVDAVKYLIGEGINPHVRDSKGRTALELLREQEQHRVSDLTHIIQSREGWKECRQLIEGYIQRLEYDHVNSSSDSGIDRRDSERSVLEDDSSCEVWRSLLYTTNEDLLLMSPRNPSKVINIRQQPDSTKVMVAVESLRATPTKGRDAENVGPLKDLLHVDWPHLHPAPIHRTWNSSMFNAESGIARFPITSPMNKARHQKSKRTNGVMPFSFSCSGTGGVCQRAANLPSDPQRSTRPTIFDVWHQKWVQSDGITHTYNPAFPYDNYPCKEILDNNASPPGHSRWSNECSLSVGRKRSTIIPTAIHAQETIQTLPHFGTKLRPSLDDAFAVTLGTALEECTSMKLNDSSSTIREREDSLGLSHSPHLNSSDPSMIFASSTLGRPSPDTLSRSTLTGRAPLAIPEELTGSTSTSILSSSVSPEREAAELQTSSDFCITAYAPALLNRGSFGRNGRSDTDFSLSTLTVSYSDGRLSPEFAHDKNGSGEELISRSSKQFPVSNTATENNSGAMVSSCSLPIVSQLSATSASDSTFFRLYHGNSEDTNAPAGVKMRAAWNSSDCRNLESSSSKESENQSINELDEWNKIDDILSSFGGAVCRESIFVANYEPQLAVFLRDHRSQALTLQLASPAAVKPVTVRGEVPPPSSYHTEWDSANMSNWLRTAVGITATNAVRVGQILTTNGFDKCTQLYGSLTTRELSYLGIEKSIQDQILSYLSTVDDPRPNANTFNYVSDWLCSLELTDYLGNFVAAGLKSMLVVRTADLSRTHLEKMGITLQGHIARILYSLEKAKAEDVCKRNERLKGMQNALTSSNLPAYCNIARNSDPFADVVERRNSAAIKQDLLHGHESFSAHYLGTVEISNIDGTEESRRAMTELKKAIREIAKVPQVILEISIHGVRIRDGKNGRLAAEHDISHIQIVCQDERDLNCFTYISQDRERNLCHVFSVLTADVATEIIVTLGQAFELSYKLQNELNLEENVIV, from the exons ATGGAGGTTTTCGCAGGTGAGAGAGTGGTATTGTCCAGCTTTGGTAATCCGTTTCTAGGCCG CTTCCTACGACCTGCAGTGCCCTCATCTGGCTGGCTTGCTTCTTCCAAGGATTCATCTACTCACTATACTCCTCTTCATTACGCAGCACTTCATGGACATCATGATGTCTGCAA GTTCTTAATAGAATCTGACAAACTTCTGTCCTCAGCAAAGGACAAAAGAGGGTGTCTCCCTCTACATCTTGCTTCTTGGAATGGGCACCAAGAAGTTGTTAAG CTGCTTTCTGAATCACATCCACCTAGTGTTGACGCAGTGAACAATGCTCAGGAGTCACCGCTGCATCTTGCTGCTCAACACGGCCACGATAAGCTCGTTCGCATTCTTCTTGAG CATCACGCCGATCCACGACTACGTAATGCTCGCTTTGAGACACCTTTGGACGTGGCAGCTCGCACTGGTCATTCTTCGGTGTGCAAAATCCTTGTTGGCTTTTGTCCAGAGCTTACTCTACAA TCCGCCATGGAATGTTCCTCTACCggagaaaatgaacaaattcgAGCCCAAGTAGTGTATCCTTTACATGTTGCGGCTAGACATTCGCATATACAATGCCTTCAG ATCCTCCGATTGGGTGGCTTCGACATCGATTTCGTCACTGACGAAGGTTCCGCTTTGCATGTTGCTGCTATGTTCGGCCAAGTAGATGCCGTGAAGTACCTGATTGGAGAGG GGATCAACCCTCATGTGCGAGACAGCAAGGGTCGGACTGCGTTGGAACTGTTACGGGAGCAGGAACAACATCGCGTCTCAGATTTAACACATATTATTCAAAGCCGAGAGGGTTGGAAGGAATGCCGCCAACTAATTGAAG GATATATACAACGGCTTGAGTACGATCACGTCAATTCATCCAGCGATTCGGGTATAGATCGAAGGGATTCCGAGCGGAGTGTTCTCGAGGATGACAGTAGCTGTGAAGTTTGGCGTTCGTTACTATATACTACAAATG AAGATTTACTTCTGATGTCGCcaagaaatccttcaaaagtGATCAACATCCGCCAACAACCTGACAGTACG AAAGTAATGGTAGCAGTCGAATCCCTTCGCGCCACACCAACTAAAGGCAGAGATGCTGAGAACGTAGGACCATT AAAAGACTTGTTACACGTTGATTGGCCTCACTTGCATCCAGCACCTATTCATCGAACATGGAATAGCAGCATGTTCA ATGCTGAGAGTGGAATAGCTCGTTTTCCCATCACATCGCCAATGAATAAGGCACGAcatcaaaaatcgaaaaggaCAAATGGTGTTATGCCGTTTAGTTTCTCTTGCTCTGGAACTGGAGGAGTTTGTCAACGAG CAGCAAATCTGCCTTCTGATCCACAGCGTTCCACTCGACCTACAATTTTTGATGTATGGCATCAAAAATGGGTGCAAAGTGATGGTATCACTCATACCTATAATCCTGCTTTTCCCTACGATAACTATCCATGTAAGGAGATTCTGGATAATAACGCATCACCTCCTGGTCATag tcGATGGAGCAACGAGTGCTCTCTTTCTGTTGGTAGGAAAAGGAGTACAATTATACCTACAGCGATTCATGCACAGGAAACAATCCAAACTCTCCCTCATT TTGGTACAAAGCTACGACCATCTCTAGATGATGCATTTGCTGTCACACTTGGAACTGCTTTGGAAGAATGTACGTCCATGAAGCTAA ATGACAGTTCATCAACAATTCGAGAACGAGAGGATTCTCTTGGCCTTAGCCATAGTCCACATCTCAATTCCAGCGATCCTTCAATGATCTTCGCTAGTTCTACATTGGGACGCC CCTCACCGGATACGCTTTCGCGTTCTACACTTACGGGACGTGCACCTCTTGCCATACCCGAAGAACTGACTGGAAGTACGTCAACAAGTATACTTAGTTCCAGTGTTTCTCCTGAAAGAGAAGCTGCCGAG CTACAAACATCATCGGATTTCTGCATCACTGCATACGCTCCAGCACTTCTG aACAGAGGTTCATTTGGGCGTAATGGTCGTTCGGACACAGATTTTTCATTGTCAACCTTAACAGTTAGTTACTCTGATGGACGGCTTTCCCCGGAATTTGCTCATGACAAG AATGGATCAGGTGAGGAACTGATTTCGCGTTCCTCTAAACAATTTCCAGTTTCTAACACTGCGACAG aaaacaacAGTGGCGCCATGGTATCGTCCTGCTCACTACCCATAGTCTCACAGTTGTCCGCAACCTCGGCTTCGGATTCAACATTCTTCAGACTCTACCATGGAAATAG tGAAGATACAAACGCGCCCGCTGGTGTAAAGATGCGTGCTGCATGGAATAGTTCCGACTGTCGAAACTTAGAAAGCAGTTCCAGCAAGGAAAGCGAAAATCAATCTATCAACGAGCTCGATGAATGGAATAAG ATCGATGACATCCTTTCATCATTCGGCGGTGCCGTTTGTCGAGAATCAATATTTGTTGCCAACTATGAACCTCAACTCGCTGTGTTCTTGCGGGATCATCGCTCTCAGGCGCTCACCTTACAGCTTGCTTCTCCCGCTGCTGTCAAACCTGTTACTGTAAGAGGAGAAGTACCACCTCCATCTTCCTATCACACGGAATGG GATTCTGCAAATATGAGTAACTGGTTGCGTACAGCCGTTGGAATTACTGCAACAAATGCAGTTAGAGTTGGACAAATTCTAACTACGAACGGCTTCGATAAATGTACACAACTC TATGGTTCTCTTACGACTCGTGAGCTCTCATATCTAGGAATTGAAAAGTCTATACAGGACCAAATATTGTCCTATCTATCAACAGTCGATGACCCGCGACCAAATGCAA ATACATTCAACTATGTTTCCGATTGGTTATGTTCATTAGAGCTAACTGACTACTTAGGGAACTTTGTCGCGGCAGGATTAAAGTCAATGTTAGTAGTAAGAACTGCAGACCTGTCTCGAACGCATTTAGAG AAAATGGGGATCACTTTACAAGGTCACATCGCTCGTATTCTTTATTCACTTGAGAAAGCCAAGGCTGAAGATGTatgtaaaagaaatgaaaggttgAAAGGAATGCAGAACGCTCTTACTTCAAGCAATCTCCCGGCCTATTGCAATATTGCACGAAACAG CGATCCTTTTGCGGATGTCGTGGAACGTAGAAATAGTGCTGCTATAAAACAGGACCTTCTACACGGTCATGAATCATTCTCTGCTCATTACCTGGGCACTGTGGAAATTTCCAACATAGATGGGACAGAGGAAAGCAGAAGAGCAATGACTGAATTGAAG AAAGCAATTCGAGAGATTGCTAAAgttccgcaagtcattctcgAAATATCTATTCACGGAGTTCGAATCCGTGACGGCAAAAATGGC CGGTTAGCGGCCGAGCACGATATATCACATATCCAGATTGTTTGTCAAGATGAAAGGGATTTGAATTGCTTCACGTACATATCTCAGGACAGGGAGAGGAATTTGTGCCACGTTTTCAGTGTGTTAACTGCA GATGTAGCTACGGAAATTATAGTCACGTTAGGACAAGCTTTTGAACTTTCCTACAAACTTCAGAATGAGTTAAATCTAGAAGAGAATGTCATTGTTTAA
- a CDS encoding hypothetical protein (NECATOR_CHRX.G25547.T1), which translates to MVICTYNARTLASEVAIEDLMTQAKKIKYDVIGLTETRRRTCDSRGVGGVGVLVNTRTRTAKIIDSFEQLTTRIGRLRMRRCGPPALTIFVGYAPTSSYDEEEVEAFYMDLEKFYREDHAFYKVIIGDFNAKVGPRRTPEELHIGTHGLQWNDQWERLSEFIMTTKTIHGNSQFQKPSSLRWTWESPGGGYRKK; encoded by the exons atggtgatctgtacttataacgcacgtacgcttgcatcggaagtggccatcgaagatctgatgacgcaagccaagaagatcaagtacgacgtcatcggactgaccgagacgagacgac gaacatgcgacagtagaggtgttggtggagttggcgtcctcgtcaacacgagaacGAGAACGGCAAAGatcatcgactctttcgaacaacttacgacccgaatcggacgtctgcggatgagaagatgtggtccaccagctttgactatcttcgtcggttacgctccaacatcaagctacgatgaagaagaagtcgaagctttctatatggacctggagaagttctaccgagaagatcatgccttctacaaggtcataattggcgatttcaacgccaaagttggcccaagaagaacgccggaggaacttcacatcgggacccacggcctacaatggaacgaccagtgggagaggctctccgagttcatcatgacgactaagaccatccatgggaactcgcaattccagaagccctcctctctacgctggacgtgggagtcacccggtggaggatACCGTAAAAAATAG
- a CDS encoding hypothetical protein (NECATOR_CHRX.G25548.T1) — MRRCGPPALTIFVGYAPTSSYDEEEVEAFYMDLEKFYREDHAFYKVIIGDFNAKVGPRRTPEELHIGTHGLQWNDQWERLSEFIMTTKTIHGNSQFQKPSSLRWTWESPGGGYRKK, encoded by the coding sequence atgagaagatgtggtccaccagctttgactatcttcgtcggttacgctccaacatcaagctacgatgaagaagaagtcgaagctttctatatggacctggagaagttctaccgagaagatcatgccttctacaaggtcataattggcgatttcaacgccaaagttggcccaagaagaacgccggaggaacttcacatcgggacccacggcctacaatggaacgaccagtgggagaggctctccgagttcatcatgacgactaagaccatccatgggaactcgcaattccagaagccctcctctctacgctggacgtgggagtcacccggtggaggatACCGTAAAAAATAG
- a CDS encoding hypothetical protein (NECATOR_CHRX.G25549.T2) yields the protein MDNIDEEYDRLVEHLHHCAEKTESSKTTKRRLSLETLELIHQRGAARAAGNQELTSVLARLCREAIKEDLKERRVEVLAEAAEAGKSIRYARRDFASRKTRMTALRNPEGTTIASRRGMEKIIYDFYPDLFDSHVHLPPHHLREDGHVIPEVLPSEIRHAIMSVRNRTAPGPDRVRPEHLKNLPPVLINTLGRLFTRYLSECKNPKQWKTSKTVLLYKKGDAHNIGNYRPICLLIEKVLDEGQPCEQAGFRKGFSTIDHIHTVSKLIEVSREYKMPLCLTFIDLKKAFDSVETKAVVEALDNQDVPTQYIKVLRELYSNFTTGISPFYKNIIIDVKRGVRQGDTISPKIFTATLENAMRKVEWDDMGVKIDGRQLHHLRFADDIVPITPSIS from the exons atggacaacatcgacgaagaatatgaccggctcgttgagcACCTTCACCACTGCGCGGAGAAGActgagagttctaaaaccaccaagagacgcctgtctcttgaaactcttgagctgatacaccagcgtggagcagcacgagccgcagggaaccaagaactcacgtccgtgctcgcaaggctttgcagagaggcgataaaggaagaccttaaagagagaagagtagaagtgctggctgaggccgcagaggcggggaaaagcatccgctatgcccgtcgagacttcgccagtcgcaagacaaggatgactgctctccggaacccagagggaacaaccattgcatcgagaagggggatggagaaaatcatctacgacttctaccctgatctcttcgacagccatgtccacttgcctcctcaccatctgagggaagacggacatgtcattccagaggttctcccatccgaaatacgacatgccatcatgtcggtaagaaatcgtacggcacccggtcctgACAGagtaagaccagaacacctgaagaaccttccgccagtactcatcaacaccctggggAGGCTCTTTActcgttacctgtcggaatgcaagaatcctaaacagtggaagaccagcaagaccgtgttgctgtataaaaagggagatgcACAtaacatcggcaactatcgcccaatctgcttgcT gattgaaaaagtcttggatgagggacagccatgcgagcaagcagggtttcgaaaaggatttagcacgattgaccacattcatactgtttcgaaactcatcgaggtatcacgagagtacaagatgccgctctgtctcaccttcatcgacttgaagaaggccttcgactcagttgagacgaaagcggtcgtggaagccttggacaaccaagacgtccctactcagtacataaaggtacttcgagagttgtacagtaacttcacgaccggaatttcgccattctacaagaacatcatcattgacgtgaagaggggggtccgacagggtgatacaatttcacccaaaatattcacagccaccctcgagaacgcaatgcgaaaggtggaatgggacgacatgggagtgaagattgatggtcggcagctacaccatttgcgctttgctgatgacatcgtaccgataacacctagcatcagctaa
- a CDS encoding hypothetical protein (NECATOR_CHRX.G25549.T1) — translation MDNIDEEYDRLVEHLHHCAEKTESSKTTKRRLSLETLELIHQRGAARAAGNQELTSVLARLCREAIKEDLKERRVEVLAEAAEAGKSIRYARRDFASRKTRMTALRNPEGTTIASRRGMEKIIYDFYPDLFDSHVHLPPHHLREDGHVIPEVLPSEIRHAIMSVRNRTAPGPDRVRPEHLKNLPPVLINTLGRLFTRYLSECKNPKQWKTSKTVLLYKKGDAHNIGNYRPICLL, via the coding sequence atggacaacatcgacgaagaatatgaccggctcgttgagcACCTTCACCACTGCGCGGAGAAGActgagagttctaaaaccaccaagagacgcctgtctcttgaaactcttgagctgatacaccagcgtggagcagcacgagccgcagggaaccaagaactcacgtccgtgctcgcaaggctttgcagagaggcgataaaggaagaccttaaagagagaagagtagaagtgctggctgaggccgcagaggcggggaaaagcatccgctatgcccgtcgagacttcgccagtcgcaagacaaggatgactgctctccggaacccagagggaacaaccattgcatcgagaagggggatggagaaaatcatctacgacttctaccctgatctcttcgacagccatgtccacttgcctcctcaccatctgagggaagacggacatgtcattccagaggttctcccatccgaaatacgacatgccatcatgtcggtaagaaatcgtacggcacccggtcctgACAGagtaagaccagaacacctgaagaaccttccgccagtactcatcaacaccctggggAGGCTCTTTActcgttacctgtcggaatgcaagaatcctaaacagtggaagaccagcaagaccgtgttgctgtataaaaagggagatgcACAtaacatcggcaactatcgcccaatctgcttgcTGTga
- a CDS encoding hypothetical protein (NECATOR_CHRX.G25550.T1): MPLCLTFIDLKKAFDSVETKAVVEALDNQDVPTQYIKVLRELYSNFTTGISPFYKNIIIDVKRGVRQGDTISPKIFTATLENAMRKVEWDDMGVKIDGRQLHHLRFADDIVPITPSIS; the protein is encoded by the coding sequence atgccgctctgtctcaccttcatcgacttgaagaaggccttcgactcagttgagacgaaagcggtcgtggaagccttggacaaccaagacgtccctactcagtacataaaggtacttcgagagttgtacagtaacttcacgaccggaatttcgccattctacaagaacatcatcattgacgtgaagaggggggtccgacagggtgatacaatttcacccaaaatattcacagccaccctcgagaacgcaatgcgaaaggtggaatgggacgacatgggagtgaagattgatggtcggcagctacaccatttgcgctttgctgatgacatcgtaccgataacacctagcatcagctaa
- a CDS encoding hypothetical protein (NECATOR_CHRX.G25551.T1), translated as MHRSSAESTKYDVHAERMGLACPIHAQWNEHIRMHQLCLSGSVIEHDERSDPRAGLEEASGLGSVQEHRGCSEEDQEDRRPDGQISSRSPSKKNMMLFVSHAKGGTTGLLWHAIGTNGRITGASSTSSKINGSQGDQVRLAKSIKLSTYEQAQVDALHAAGISNRRDKSRLVWVVSNSSEFADSLRSRLDLSASKWEVLRGLNRGPHIVNKVMKRAPP; from the exons atgcatcggtcttcagctgaatctacaaaatacgatgttcatgcggaacggatgggtctcgcatgccccattcacgctcaatggaacgaacatatccgaatgcatcaGCTATGTTTATCTGGATCGgtaattgaacatgatgaacgatctgacccccgagctgggctgGAGGAggcgagcggcttggggagcgtacaagagcatcgaggatgtagtgaagaagaccag gaagaccgccgacccgatggtcagatttcttcacgaagtccttcaaagaaaaatatgatgctcttcgtgtctcatgcgaaaggaggaaccactgggctactctggcacgcgatcgggacaaatggaagaattactggcgccagctcgaccagttcgaagatcaacggtagtcaaggtgatcaag TCCGATTGGCTAAGTCCATCAAGCTCTCTACTTATGAGCAAGCTCAGGTCGATGCCCTTCACGCGGCCGGTATTTCAAACAG GAGGGATAAAAGTCGCCTGGTCTGGGTAGTTTCCAACAGTAGCGAGTTCGCGGACAGTCTTCGGAGTCGCCTTGATCTGTCTGCATCGAAATGGGAAGTACTACGCGGCTTGAATCGCGGTCCTCACATCGTCAATAAAGTTATGAAACGTGCACCGCCATAA
- a CDS encoding hypothetical protein (NECATOR_CHRX.G25552.T1), translating into MGIREPTSSQTEFFDACRRGDIEKIKTYITNKKSKRPRTPLKKYGGVEEVSTEPGVPGLLHYILDALVRSPSRSPPPAQLGGQIVHHVQLPIQINIADAFGYVRSIEREWGMRDPSVPHEHRIL; encoded by the exons ATGGGCATACGAGAACCAACATCGTCACAAACA GAATTTTTCGACGCATGCCGTCGGGGCGACATCGAGAAGATCAAAACTTACATCACAAACAAGAAGAGTaaaagaccaagaacaccgttaaa gaagtacggtggtgttgaagaggtgagcacggagccgggtgtacctggtcttcttcactacatcctcgatgctcttgtacgctccccaagccgctcgccTCCTCcagcccagctcgggggtcagatcgttcatcatgttcaattacCGATCCAGATAAACATAGCtgatgcattcggatatgttcgttccattgagcgtgaatggggcatgcgagacccatccgttccgcatgaacatcgtattttgtag
- a CDS encoding hypothetical protein (NECATOR_CHRX.G25552.T2) produces the protein MQQLREPLLWRGKKFPELGQDSEASIRSDSTHSASWAYENQHRHKQNFSTHAVGATSRRSKLTSQTRRVKDQEHR, from the exons ATGCAACAACTCCGTGAACCGTTATTATGGCGTGGAAAGAAGTTCCCAGAG TTGGGACAAGATTCTGAGGCAAGTATAAGGTCAg ATTCTACGCATTCTGCATCATGGGCATACGAGAACCAACATCGTCACAAACA GAATTTTTCGACGCATGCCGTCGGGGCGACATCGAGAAGATCAAAACTTACATCACAAACAAGAAGAGTaaaagaccaagaacaccgttaa
- a CDS encoding hypothetical protein (NECATOR_CHRX.G25553.T1), whose translation MESLVTNIRLVTLNCRQLSSELQQAALSRLLRHLHAPFAVFQETRIRDRPLISDDNYTIYCGYADERKDASKKTLPVLTPGKKFAFASAEKISTYNSVCVARTTGDFSQASAKEMRRQLKGDRENECTLSVPELVHPQRLTYTTVSEERRSRRGVSLMRVTYNVLERIIVNRLIPHREETTRDEQAGFRPDRSTID comes from the exons atggaatctttggtgaCAAACATCCGTCTCGTTACACTGAACTGCCGGCAGctgtcaagtgaactccaacaagccgctctatccagacttctgcgacaTCTGCATGCACCGTTTGCTGTATTCCAGGAAACTCGCATCAGGGATCGTCCTCTAATCAGTGACGACAATTACACGATCTACTGCGGCtatgctgatgaaaggaaa GACGCTTCAAAGAAGACGCTCCCGGTTTTAACACCGGGGAAAAAgttcgcctttgcatctgcggagaaaatatccacgtacaattccgTTTGTGTTGCTCGCACTACTGGTGACTTCAGCCAAGCGTCTGCGAAGGAGATGCGTCGTCAGCTGAAAGGAGATCGTGAGAACGAATGTACGCTATCAGTCCCTGAACTCGTGCACCCCCAAAGACTGACATACACCACGGTCAGCGAAGAGCGacggagtcggag AGGAGTATCTTTGATGCGTGTTACGTACAatgttttggagcggatcatcGTGAATCGACTAATcccacatcgcgaagaaaccacccgTGACGAACAAGCCGGCTTTCGCCCTGATCGATCGACGATTGATTAG
- a CDS encoding hypothetical protein (NECATOR_CHRX.G25554.T1), with amino-acid sequence MRLASMEFQENFILFVRLIKDMNRRITAAVRTPAGCTTPFEVESGVRQGVVAGPFLFNFAVDDIMRRTIEQCPADVISAPFARPLVDLEYADDVVIFASSSAQLQHVVDLVSKLAVAYGLRLRSDKCKQM; translated from the coding sequence atgcgCCTCGCATCGATGGAGttccaagaaaattttattctattcgtACGCCTAATAAAggacatgaatagaagaataactGCTGCGGtccgaacaccagccggatgtactacaccgttcgaagtggaaaGTGGAGTGAGACAAGGGGTTGTGGcgggaccctttctgttcaacttcgccgtcgatgacataatgcgaagaacaatTGAGCAGTGTCCCGCCGATGTTATTTCAGCACCTTTTGCACGTCCCTTAGTggacctcgagtacgctgacgatgtagtaatattcgcttctagcagcgcgcagttacaacatgttgttgACCTTGTGTCGAAATTAGCTGTAGCCTATGGACTGCGACTCCgctctgataaatgcaagcagatgtag
- a CDS encoding hypothetical protein (NECATOR_CHRX.G25555.T1): MTEKNICYRQQRKKEVVYDDCIPKESLSQRDWHDEEDLNKCIGEIRTSRREVEITKEKFYSNLPSTELEDLANRSYSTLDGAKLQEQAGFRQWFSYVDHIQTVLNGMKFAGNTAYPLF; encoded by the exons ATGacggaaaagaacatctgctatcggcaacaaaggaagaaagaagtcgTATACGACGATTGCATACCCAAGGAATCCTTGTCCCAACGTGACTGGCACGACGAGGAGGACCTAAACAAATGCATCG GCGAGATTCGCACCTCTCGTCGTGAGGTTGAAATAACTAAGGAGaagttctactcgaacctacCTTCTACCGAACtagaagacctcgcgaaccgttcttactC GACGCTGGATGGAGCCAAActtcaagaacaagctggattccgtcagtgGTTCAGCTACGtagaccacatccagaccgtgttaAATGGCATGAAGTTTGCCGGAAATACCGCCTACCCATTGTTCTAA
- a CDS encoding hypothetical protein (NECATOR_CHRX.G25556.T1), which yields MGSSIRTRQRSYGPKPPRPSTALVDSTVIPALRYAAETWSNTAASSRKLLIIHRTFERCLLKFRRRTQHITGLRGSDLRAMFLLRDLADYISEAKYR from the coding sequence atgggcagcagcATTCGGACCCGTCAgcgaagctacggaccaaaaCCTCCGCGCCCATCGACAGCTCTTGTCGACTCGACAGTCATTCCAGCGCTCCGTTatgcagcggagacgtggtcAAACACGGCTGCatcgtctaggaagctactcaTTATCCACAGAACctttgagagatgtcttctgaagtttaggCGGCGCACACAACATATAACCGGTCTTCGCGGCTCCGACTTGAGAGCAATGTTTCTTCTTCGCGACTTAGCGGACTATATATCGGAAGCAAAGTATAGATGA